The sequence catcaaaagaaaattttaaacaaattatgaATGTGATTTAATTGGATTTAGGAGTctaaccatattttttttttgtgcgaaACAACAATTAAAATCATTGCAAAGGAGATTTACTATTGCAGACCTCGGACATCCTGTTTAACTAGGGATGTCCAAATTAACCACTTGGACCTAACCGAATGACCGTCCAAATCAATTGGTCGATTATTATCAAAGATATGTTAGTAAGAACATAACAAAATCCTGAAATAACCGATCAAAACGGCAATAACCAATCAATTGGTTGGTTATTTTTacatcaaaaaatagaaaaaaaaaaaaagtttgtctttGCTATCATTTCTCCGTCATGTATACAATATAAATAAAACCTGATCGAAATCGACCGTGGACACCCCTTGTTTAACCATGGATGGGTAATCCCTCAAAAAGGTCTaatcaattaaattttaaaaaactaaaaagggtTTGTCTTTGCTGTCCTCTCTCCTTCATTCCTGCATTCCATGAGAAgctattaatttctttttagTGATCTTGGTGAGTTCCTAATTCCTATTGAAAGGGTATGATGATAGTGTCTTGTAGGATGGCTGTTCCGGAACTGACTTTTGGTGCAAGTAGTTTTCATTGTCTAGTAGAAATTGAAaaggtatgtatgtatggagtAAAGCTTGGGCTATATCAGTACAAGTAGGCTATacgtttcatatatatatatatatatggttacaTCATGGTAGACGACCAATATGTCCTTTGAGGGATGCAAAGAGCTATATATTcttagtgtgtgtatatatatatatatgtattagtcTTCTTTCCACTGACCACTATTTCTAGAATTAATGCGGTTTATGTTattaaaagatgaaaaaatattGCAGTTTATATGGTAAAACCCTCCATCCATCCCACCAGGAACCAGAATGGtgcgtttatatatatatatatatatatatatatataagcaggACACGCGCAACACCACTCGGCAGACCAAGATTCGTCGAAtgacattaaaaatcaatcGTTGTCGTCTAAAATCCCATGATTACAGTCTACAGATGACTATAAATTTGAGCCCGTttgttttttgtcttttctgtcGCAGAAATGGCTAATGAGTTAGAATTACATGTTCTTCAATATTTTTCTTTGCTCAATTTGTCCTCTTATTGTCTCTTCTTCCATGACTTCTAAGTTTTATGAGAGATATATATCCAACTGCTCATGACTTTCATTAAAGCAATGGTATTTAGAACCGATCGAGACTTGAAAGTTAGAATTTCATGTGCTTATTACTATGGCTAATACAATTgatacatgtatatacatatacatacatatatatatatatatatatatgtatgtatgtatcatgCATGTCATTTACATTTTATCTaccataaaatattaattattcaaaTCTATatacaatcattaaaaaaaagtttaatgcCACGTAGatgcttaaaaaaaatactttacaTAAATATTTAAGTAATTTAATATTCAAATTATTAGTAAATTTGCAAACCAGCTCTTTGCACATTGCGTGGTCAACCAACTAGTCTAATTGGTAAGATGGGTACTCACTCTCTCACCTCCATGAAGTCATGGATTCGAATGAGTGAGACGGACATTCCGCATGAAATAAATCCTTGAGGACTCACGGCCTAAAACGGACAAATCCTTGGATGTGAATGCAGGATCCAAATAATCCCCTCACATTATAGCTTATTATCATTCATCCAGTATATGCACTCATTAATTATAACCAACCACTAAGGCTTTCCATACATTGCATGGCATGCAGTGATGTGTAATTAACGTGTATATATAGCTTATTATCATTCATCCAATATATGCACTCATTATATAACCAACCACTGAGGCACTAAATGAATAAAGGAACAACTATtactatgcttataatctagaACTAATTAGATTTACAAATAGACGGACAAATGTTGTCCATTACATCAGTTCACTAATGTGGAGTATGGTAAATTAACTTATTAGCCATAATTCATTTTAATTATCGCCAAAATGAATGGTCTTTGTGGCCATGATTAATATGAATTACAACAAATTAAATGCTCTCCCATTCAATTAAATAATGAAGTTCACCCAAGTATCCTGTAAttactgcttcttcttcttttttaataaatCAGAGAGATTTTATTACGATAGAAAAGGGGGAGAGAAGAACAACGACCAAAACCAGACTCAAAAACAACCAGAGGTTGACAAAATTACCTCCTCTACAAAGAGAACCCACCAACAACACCCACCCTTAACTACTATCATAAATGTCTACAACATTTAAAatattacttgtttatattaaaCAAACTTTAAAATTAAGTGTCCACACTTTtttgagagaggagagaggagagaggagagaggagagaggagagagtatattctaatattatattttacgtTTAGAGATTCTGAAGTGAGTCTCTAGAAATGGAGAACCATTCTTGCAAGTATCTATTCTTGCACTAATATTTTTGTAACAATCTATCATTTTTCGTTATCTGTTTTAACTATTAATAGTCTAATATAAGTGTTCTTAGTTAGTTGAGAATGGGAGatattacttgtttatattaaaCAAACTTTAAAATTAAGTGCCCACACTTTTTtgaaagaggagagaggagagagtatattctaatattatattttacgtTTAGAGATTCTGAAGTGAGTCTCTAGAAATAGAGAACCATTCTTGCAAGTATCTATTCTTGCACTAATATTTTTGTAACAATCTATCATTTTTCGTTATCTGTTTTAACTACTAATAGTCTAATACAAGTGTTCTTAGTTAGTTTATGCTCCTCGAATCATGAGGCATGTCAATTTAAAGTTGGCATTTTAATTTATATCAATTCTATAAGTAAGTAAGCTATCTATGGACACCCGAGCCACTAATAGGAGAGGtaaagatggtgtgtatcactttgatgattagggttcgaatcccccctcctcatttaaaaaaaatgtaagttgTATATGATTTAATATAATACCTACCCCACCCACATTCATCCATAGATGAAATGAAAAGCTATAATTGATTTCGGAGGTCAACTATTGTTCCACAAAAACATATGCACACAGTACTGTCATCTATTACTGTTTGTCGTTCGAGGGCATGATGactaataattatttataaatttggCGTCTTTTTTCAATGGTTGCGTTTCTTCAAGAGTATTGATTATTGCCAAGTTAGGAAATGGAAATTTAGACtaaattaaacaataaatatgtcaacagcagcagcaacagtgCCATGTAGAGATAGTataattgtgttttgattttaCTAGTATTGATAACGAGTGTTCTAAACACATTGGTTAAGGATTCACTATAGCATATGATCGATGTGTGATAGACATTCTGtcacctaattttttaaaattaatatacaTATTATAATAGAGTAATTACCTTTAGATCATTTATCCAATGCCCTTAAGGGCATTGGATAACATTTCCATTGTTTTATAATACTCTTCAAAATAATAACACCAATTATATGGCAATAATAAGTAGCGATGTATGACGGGTTGGGTGGCAGGTGTTTTGGGTCGAACCAGATGCAACCTTTAGTCTTATTTGGGTAACATTTAATCGGGTAAGGGTAATGGATAATCCGATTACCCAATTTTctataaacaaaatttttgtgcatAATTCAATATCTCACCTACTATTATATCATGATCTCAcctacaaaaataacaaaactgcAGAGAGTcaaagactatatatatatgttgatatCAAAACTACAAAAAACACAAGGACCAATAGCATGTTTAAATGTTGCAAGTAATAGAAAATCTGCCATAGATAATATAGGAAAAAACTATTTATGTGGATGCAATTTTTGCATCCAGGTATTATATTGTTCGTTCTGGGGCACCACTAAGAGAAATTCTTATCCTCCCCTCACggatttatttcaagaaaatattCCGCTTCCCCCACTAAATCCCATAACCTCTCTAGTTTAGGAAAGTGAGTATCAAAATTACCACTTATGAATTGACAGTATCTTATATAAGACTAGTTTATGTTGTTTGCtttatttacaataaaatcaacTAATAGGATTGGAAATTGTCACGTTGTCCTAATTCGACTGGTTGAAGCGAAACGACGAGCTAAGTAGAATTAGGGCGTTTGGCCCCTAGCCCCACCTAAGTTTCGAGAAATTCAACCATTTAGAAACTTAAACGAGTTGTTTTATGTTTGAGGGGCATTAttgtaattttatgtttttttgtgtcTTTCACCATTTTAGGGTTATAGCCAATCCTAGTAATAAGTATCTCTCATTTTAAGAATTAtattgaaaccctaaaaagttTTCCTCTCATTTTCTAGTGGATTTTAGTGTGTCGATCGTTGGTTTAATTATTCTTTATTGTTTCCGCCTTCGATATTATCCTATAGATATGTGATCAGGACTATTTGCTATTCACCAAACACATATGAGATATTTTTCTAAAAGTAAATATGAAAATATAAGTTTTCAAATATTTAAGGTTTGTTAGGCCTGAACAAAAATCTGTGCTTATCAATGTTGCTTTCTCTTGATGGCCACTTATGGTTACTGGAGCCAATGTGAAGTGTTCTGGCACGACAGTGCGTGTGTAAGCGAGAGAAAGGGAGAGGACTTTCGTTAGggacattttatatatatatatataaagaagcaaataagtAGGTGTTGTCTTGTCCCACAAAGCAGTTACAGGTGATGAAGATTCAATCTTTCTGGGGATTATTGTGGGGCTTCCTCGAAGATAAGGACATCAAATGTTGGTCTCTATATCCTTATATAAGGCTCCCTGCCCCTCTGCTTTTGGTTACACCTACAGACACAAAGTGCTTCTCTTCTTTGTGGGTTCTCCTATTCACATTCTAGCATAGCAAGGAATCAGAGCATTCACATCAGACTACTTAAACATGattttatctataaaatatGAAACAAATATAGAGAATTAGTCAAAACACACTTCTGCATCGTATTTCGAAATCACATTATGATTTAAGGTACATTTACTATTTATGCCACAAAAATAGAAGACAATTTTAAGTATCCATCATTATAGAAAATTCTCTCATGTGAACTTAAAGTAATGACCTAAAATGCGAATATATGTTTTcgtcattgatttgaaacatgtgagacccaaaacaataggtctcattttttgtttcttgatcaAATGACTGATTTTATTAAAGGGAAGAAAGATAAAACAACCAACAAAGACCCAACAAACCAAGATAGAGGCCAAGGACCCAGCAAAGACCTTCCTAACAAACACACGTAACCACAACCAAGAGAGACTCAACCAGCCTAAAAAGGGGCCAAAACACAACAAGCACTTAACCTGAGAAACACCACATGACCACGACCTACAAGCACCACCATCCAACCCAGAAAGAGGCAagacaatacaaaacaaaacaaccaGCCGCAAAAAATCCCACTAAAGAACTGCTGAAGTCATCCAAGCAACTAGGTTATCACATAGTCAACAGTGAatctcacttgtcatttcacttatccACACTATTAAAAAGTGGGTAGCActttaggtttaggtttttaCTTTCGCAAAAGCACAGTTCGTATCCATTATTAAATGGTAACTTTAGGACTCTCCAtttcacttaccaaaaaaatgaaaggacTCTCCATCTCAATTTGCATCCTAATCAATTACTTCCAGCCCAAACTGATATTGTGGGCCACACTCGATGAATCTTGGGCCCAGTAAAACTATATGTGGTATCTTGAGAAGGCCCACGACAAAAATTGACTGCCAATTAGAATCTTTATTTAGAAGTGTTTCTGTTTGGTACACATTGGGAGTTACATATTTTTCTATGGACCATATGTCTAAAGACAAATTGGTTAAAACCATGAGACAATTTGTCTGGTCGTCTAAGGAGAATCTGAGGATTTTCGGATATTATGTCCTTTTACCATTGTGGCCGTTGAAACTTTGATTGGATGACacgtatgaaaaaaaaatgatagatttTAAATCAACCATTCAtacattaaaataaattaattgtgtCTTTGTCCTAATATATCACATAATTACTCATGTGTGTGTTATTTCATAGAGGTCTCGAATTCGAACATCACCCATCCCCTTCCTCTTGATTTGGAATTCATTGCACCGCGTgtttttcctatttttcttatatattcatgtaccataaatataaaatcaaattcatgtaTCATAAAGATCAATGTATCATTAATGTTAATGTATCACATTAATTAAGATGAATATAAAAGATACATTCACCTTAGAATAAGACAAGGGTCATGCACACATTTATGACTTTTTGATGGATTTAGTCACTTAGGAAACTATATATATGACTTTTTATCATTCTTTCCATTCAAATAAATTTGATAACAACGATATCATTCACAACAAATATTAGAGGGGGTAGGGGGAGAGAAGATCAATTAGTTTTCGTATATTTGAAACTTGATCTTTGGGTAACAAAGGCACGAAGAAGGATAACAAGATCAAGCCTTTATTGTGAAAAATActatacaaaaaatatatataaacacaattATATGTCGCGTGAATCGCGGGCTTACAACTAGTTACTCATTAAAAGTGGAATCGTTAATATATGTTTTCTATTTCTGTGACGTGTACTTTTTGAGTACCTAGTGGTTAAGTGTCCCAAAgtcaattaaaaataattaaatactaTAAGTTTAATTTATAGAAAGAGTTCAAATCgtaatttaattaaattgttgacgatttctttcttaatttatcttatttttctaattttaaataactagattatttttaaaaaaattataagtatTCAGAATAACATAATTGGAATATAACTTTTAATATAACttccaataatatatatatatatatatattataaagaaGACACTAGACCCACACTATAATAGCATAATTAACTTAAagtaatatatttatgtatttcaaTTTCACTTCATGTTAGTACcctctcaaatttttttatgaatatccAAAATAAATATCAACCCTATTATTGTATTATGTGTATTTTGTTTTCTGAGTGTTTAACTATTCGATATGTGTGCTTCGTAGTGTTAATTattttgcatatttttttttgaagaaggggaggaggaggagagactcgaactcgagatctGTATAAAATATCACACACGTGAGTATCATTTGAGTTATTCGTgattctctatttttttctatatttgttAGTAAACAatagtatatatacatagtaaacgatattatatatacatagtacTAATCCAATACCATTGTAATTTTACTATTAACACCAAATTCCATCATTGGCACCACCCTCTATTCCTATAAAATCGTCCTTCCCACTTTTAACACTCCTCGTAACAAAACGGAGAGACAGCTATGTCAATCACTGATCCTTGTTAGGCTAAATTGATTTTTCACAGAAACCCATTTCGATTAGCTTTATCTCGAGCAATACccatttcttaatttcttctttttacaAATCATGAAAAAGTTCAGGTATTTCAGGCTGGGACGAAAGCTAGTGAGGGTTTTCAAATGGATTATCCGACccagaagaaagaaaacacGCTACCACTCCTCGGATCATCGGACCCGGCAGAACCCAATTTCCAAAATCTGCGATTTTGCTCAGTACATGCGACGCCTCTGTTGTTGCAATTCGGATTCGGGTTACATAACACTGGGTCAACAACATGATCCGGTACCGGCGGTTCCGAAGGGACATCTGGTTGTGTACATCGGACAATTGGGAGGAGAGCCGAAGAGAGTGGTGGTGCCAGTGATGTACTTTAACCACCCGTTATTTGTAGATTTGTTGAAGGAAGCGGAGCGGGTGTACGGGTTCAATCAACCTGGTGGGATCACGATACCATGTGAAATATCAGAGTTTGAGAGAGTGAGGACTAGAATTGCTTCGTGGCACCATTACCGGCGGCGTAAAAGTACGTGGAGGCTGATACCATTGTCATG is a genomic window of Tripterygium wilfordii isolate XIE 37 chromosome 16, ASM1340144v1, whole genome shotgun sequence containing:
- the LOC119981215 gene encoding auxin-responsive protein SAUR36-like produces the protein MKKFRYFRLGRKLVRVFKWIIRPRRKKTRYHSSDHRTRQNPISKICDFAQYMRRLCCCNSDSGYITLGQQHDPVPAVPKGHLVVYIGQLGGEPKRVVVPVMYFNHPLFVDLLKEAERVYGFNQPGGITIPCEISEFERVRTRIASWHHYRRRKSTWRLIPLSCQQT